A window of Theropithecus gelada isolate Dixy chromosome 14, Tgel_1.0, whole genome shotgun sequence contains these coding sequences:
- the UEVLD gene encoding ubiquitin-conjugating enzyme E2 variant 3 isoform X7, whose protein sequence is MDTYVFKDSSQKDLLNFTGTIPVMYQGNTYNIPIRFWILDSHPFAPPICFLKPTANMEISVGKHVDAQGRIYLPYLQNWSHPKSVIVGLIKEMIAKFQEELPLYSLPSSDEARQVDLLAYIAKITEGVSGINSKSWANHENKTVNKVTVVGGGELGIACTLAISAKGIADRLVLLDLSEGTKGATMDLEIFNLPNVEISKDLSASAHSKVVIFTVNSLGSSQSYLDVVQSNVDMFRALVPALGHYSQHSVLLIASQPVEIMTYVTWKLSAFPANRVIGIGCNLDSQRLQYIITNVLKAQTSGKEVWVIGEQGEDKVLTWSGQEVMSHTSEVQLSNRDIMI, encoded by the exons gtaatacatataacataccaATTCGTTTCTGGATTTTGGATTCTCACCCTTTTGCTCCACCTATTTGCTTCTTGAAGCCAACTGCAAATATGGAAATCTCAGTCGGAAAACATGTGGATGCTCAAGGCAGAATATATTTGCCTTATCTCCAAAACTGGAGCCAT CCTAAATCTGTCATTGTTGGATTAATTAAAGAAATGATTGCCAAGTTTCAAGAGGAACTTCCGCTGTATTCTCTACCATCATCTGATGAGGCACGGCAGGTAGACTTGCTAGCCTATATTGCAAAAATCACTGAAG GTGTTTCAGGTATAAATTCAAAGAGCTGGGCAAATCATGAGAATAAAACAGTCAATAAAGTTACTGTGGTTGGAGGTGGAGAGCTGGGTATTGCCTGCACATTAGCAATTTCAGCAAAG GGCATTGCAGACAGGCTGGTCCTTTTAGACCTCTCAGAAGGGACTAAAGGAGCCACGATGGACCTTGAAATCTTCAACCTTCCTAATGTGGAGATCAGCAAAG ATTTGTCTGCCTCTGCTCATTCCAAGGTGGTGATCTTCACAGTCAACTCCTTGGGTAGTTCTCAGTCCTACCTTGATGTGGTACAGAGCAATGTGGATATGTTCAGAGCCCTTGTCCCAGCTCTGGGACATTATAGTCAACACAGTGTCCTGCTCATTGCATCTCAACCAg TGGAAATCATGACCTATGTGACATGGAAACTGAGTGCATTTCCTGCAAATCGAGTGATTGGAATTGGATGTAATCTGGATTCACAGAGATTACAGTATATTATTACAAATGTTTTGAAGGCACAGACTTCAGGCAAAGAAGTATGGGTTATTGGCGAGCAAGGAGAAGACAAAG TGCTCACATGGAGTGGCCAAGAAGTAATGAGTCATACCTCTGAAGTGCAGCTGTCCAACAG